In Moorella sp. Hama-1, a single genomic region encodes these proteins:
- a CDS encoding CDC48 family AAA ATPase, which translates to MPEEQAVKLRVCEGMVEDARKGIVRVLTSVMEELGLQPNDVVAITGKRQTVARVMPAFQDGCPPGNIQMDGLQRQNARVSIGEGVTLTPTDWQAARTVVLAPVLPGWTMGGDHEIVYLKKHLIGRAVVPGDQVTIPQFSGNDEAFTVEGAAPRGAVIITRDTAVRFKGGETTEGQGQKVTYEDIGGLAKEVRRVREIIELPLKYPQLFRRLGVEAPKGILLHGAPGTGKTLIARAVASETEAHFIHVNGPEIMHKYYGESEARLRQVFDEARKKAPSIIFLDEIDALAPRRADVHGDVEKRVVAQLLALMDGLESRGHVIVIAATNIPDLVDPALRRPGRFDREIAINVPDQRGRREILQIHTRGMSLADDVSLDRLAAITHGFVGADLAALCREAGMYALRRGLAGFQLGNDHLEDLELQVNMRDFLDALTEVEPSATREFAMEIPDATWQDIGGLEEIKQRLRAMVEWPLQYPEIFRQFALQSPRGILLSGPPGTGKTLVARALARESGINFIPVNSSLLFSHWWGEAEKTLHEVFRKARQASPCLLFFDELDALVPARKGGEGSSAGSRLVSQFLMELDGLEDLREVIVLGATNRIDMIDPAVLRPGRFDQILVFPYPDQEARKEIFHVYLRNRPVEPDLNLDALALAAEGLVGSEIEALCKRAALLAIGDYIAAREGQEKLLRTRHLEQALAEIQAEKHQARTGADNTTLRPVWNNPNAGVLARAGR; encoded by the coding sequence ATGCCGGAAGAGCAGGCCGTTAAACTCCGTGTTTGTGAGGGCATGGTGGAGGATGCCCGCAAAGGGATAGTACGGGTATTGACATCGGTGATGGAAGAATTGGGTTTGCAGCCCAATGATGTAGTCGCCATTACCGGTAAGCGCCAGACCGTCGCCCGGGTGATGCCCGCCTTTCAGGATGGTTGCCCGCCGGGGAACATCCAGATGGACGGCCTCCAGCGCCAAAACGCCCGGGTCAGCATCGGTGAAGGCGTGACCCTCACCCCCACGGATTGGCAGGCGGCCCGGACTGTGGTCCTGGCTCCGGTCTTGCCCGGCTGGACCATGGGCGGCGACCACGAGATTGTCTACTTGAAAAAGCACCTGATAGGCCGGGCCGTAGTCCCGGGGGATCAGGTAACCATTCCCCAGTTCAGCGGTAACGATGAAGCCTTTACCGTTGAGGGAGCGGCACCCCGGGGGGCTGTAATCATTACCCGGGATACGGCGGTACGCTTTAAGGGTGGAGAAACAACCGAAGGTCAAGGCCAAAAGGTTACCTACGAGGATATTGGCGGCCTGGCCAAAGAAGTCCGCCGGGTACGGGAAATTATCGAATTACCATTAAAATACCCGCAACTCTTCCGGCGCCTGGGGGTGGAAGCCCCCAAGGGCATCCTGTTGCACGGTGCTCCTGGTACAGGTAAAACCCTGATTGCCCGGGCCGTAGCTTCAGAGACGGAGGCCCACTTCATCCACGTCAATGGCCCGGAGATCATGCATAAATACTACGGCGAAAGCGAAGCCCGCCTGCGCCAGGTCTTTGATGAAGCCCGGAAGAAAGCCCCGAGCATTATCTTCCTGGATGAAATCGATGCCCTGGCCCCCCGCCGGGCCGATGTCCACGGCGATGTAGAAAAACGGGTGGTTGCCCAGCTCCTGGCCTTGATGGACGGGTTGGAATCCCGTGGCCATGTAATTGTGATTGCCGCCACAAATATTCCCGATCTGGTCGACCCGGCCCTACGGCGACCGGGGCGTTTTGACCGGGAAATAGCCATTAACGTGCCCGACCAGAGGGGCCGGCGGGAGATCCTGCAGATTCACACCCGGGGCATGTCCCTGGCTGACGATGTCTCCCTGGACCGGCTGGCGGCCATAACTCACGGGTTTGTCGGTGCCGACCTGGCCGCCCTCTGCCGGGAAGCCGGCATGTACGCCCTACGCCGGGGTCTGGCTGGCTTCCAGCTGGGTAACGACCATCTGGAAGACCTGGAACTGCAGGTGAATATGCGGGATTTCCTCGACGCCCTGACGGAGGTTGAGCCCTCGGCTACCAGGGAATTCGCCATGGAGATCCCTGACGCCACCTGGCAGGACATCGGCGGCCTGGAAGAGATAAAACAGCGCTTACGGGCTATGGTTGAGTGGCCCTTACAATATCCAGAGATTTTCCGGCAGTTTGCGCTGCAAAGCCCCCGGGGCATCCTCCTTTCCGGGCCCCCGGGAACGGGTAAGACCCTGGTCGCCCGCGCCCTGGCCCGGGAAAGTGGGATCAATTTTATACCGGTCAATAGTTCCCTCCTCTTTTCCCACTGGTGGGGGGAGGCGGAAAAGACCCTCCATGAAGTTTTTCGCAAAGCCCGCCAGGCCTCTCCCTGCCTCCTCTTTTTCGATGAACTGGACGCCCTGGTTCCGGCCCGGAAGGGCGGCGAGGGCAGCAGTGCCGGCAGTCGCCTGGTCTCCCAGTTCTTAATGGAGTTAGATGGGCTGGAAGACCTGCGGGAGGTCATAGTCCTGGGTGCCACCAACCGGATCGATATGATTGATCCGGCGGTGCTCAGGCCGGGCCGGTTCGATCAAATCCTGGTCTTCCCCTATCCGGATCAGGAGGCCCGGAAGGAGATTTTCCATGTCTATCTCCGCAACCGCCCGGTGGAGCCGGACCTTAATCTAGACGCCCTGGCCCTGGCGGCCGAAGGCCTGGTGGGGTCAGAGATTGAGGCCTTATGTAAGAGGGCGGCCCTCCTGGCCATCGGCGACTACATAGCCGCCAGGGAGGGCCAGGAAAAGCTCCTCAGGACCAGGCACCTGGAGCAGGCCCTGGCCGAAATCCAGGCCGAAAAACATCAAGCACGGACCGGGGCGGATAATACCACCCTCCGCCCCGTCTGGAATAACCCTAATGCCGGGGTATTGGCCCGGGCCGGGAGGTGA
- a CDS encoding oxalate oxidoreductase subunit delta, with translation MSTKDLFAEPNLKQITVWARGVVMNKDARDIVVALTEAAAKEGKYVQAWENYVDLPDRVYVPVRAYARISSDPIESKYVYENETPDIVVVIEEALIKRAPVLKGIRPGSTLVVNTKRSIDTILEFLGDTGNLAQVVTVDANSMASAVRTLSGAEGATDATGIGAGIAAPIAGAVAKATGIVDIENLASVVKNPAAMRRGFAEAQVRQLPPHEAVEEVAVSATELLRQMPFAGTVPSPVCENEGMITGGWRIQRPIIDREVCTECYTCWISCPDACITRTDDGPAWNLKYCKGCGLCTAVCPVGALTNVPELDFKD, from the coding sequence TTGTCCACGAAAGATCTCTTTGCCGAACCCAATCTCAAACAGATTACTGTTTGGGCCCGGGGCGTGGTCATGAATAAGGACGCCCGCGATATCGTGGTCGCTCTGACCGAAGCGGCCGCCAAAGAGGGCAAGTATGTCCAGGCTTGGGAGAACTATGTTGACCTTCCCGACAGGGTCTATGTTCCGGTCCGGGCCTATGCCCGTATCAGCAGCGATCCCATTGAAAGCAAGTATGTCTATGAGAATGAGACCCCCGATATTGTCGTGGTTATTGAGGAAGCATTGATCAAGCGGGCCCCCGTCCTGAAGGGTATCCGACCCGGCAGCACCCTGGTGGTCAATACAAAACGCTCCATCGATACCATCCTGGAATTCCTGGGGGATACCGGGAACCTGGCCCAGGTTGTAACGGTCGATGCCAACAGTATGGCCAGTGCCGTTAGGACTCTGTCCGGAGCCGAGGGAGCCACTGATGCCACTGGTATTGGTGCCGGGATCGCAGCGCCCATTGCCGGCGCGGTGGCGAAGGCTACCGGGATTGTGGATATTGAGAACCTGGCCAGCGTCGTTAAGAACCCGGCCGCCATGCGGCGCGGTTTTGCCGAAGCCCAGGTGCGTCAGCTACCACCCCACGAGGCAGTAGAAGAGGTGGCTGTATCGGCCACGGAGTTACTGCGCCAAATGCCCTTCGCCGGCACGGTGCCCTCGCCGGTCTGCGAAAATGAGGGCATGATCACCGGCGGCTGGCGTATCCAGCGGCCGATAATCGACCGGGAGGTCTGCACCGAGTGCTATACCTGCTGGATCTCCTGCCCGGATGCCTGCATCACCCGGACTGATGATGGGCCGGCCTGGAATCTAAAGTACTGCAAAGGCTGTGGCCTTTGCACGGCGGTCTGCCCTGTCGGTGCGCTGACCAACGTGCCGGAATTAGACTTTAAAGATTAG
- a CDS encoding FmdB family zinc ribbon protein, translating to MPVYEFRCLECGQLLEKRFTRFNEKIELRCPHCQSSSLERVISKVNFITRSGSSRSKPTLTTKSCQPGSKCMTLDIPGADE from the coding sequence ATGCCAGTTTATGAGTTTCGCTGTCTGGAATGCGGCCAGCTCCTGGAAAAGAGGTTTACCCGTTTTAACGAAAAGATTGAACTTCGCTGTCCCCACTGTCAATCCTCTTCCCTGGAACGGGTCATCAGTAAGGTTAACTTTATCACGCGTTCCGGTAGCAGCCGGTCCAAACCAACGTTAACAACTAAATCATGTCAACCGGGGAGCAAATGCATGACCCTGGATATCCCCGGTGCTGATGAATAA
- a CDS encoding tetratricopeptide repeat protein, producing MQGPRDFEDFIGEQKARLAENPGCASAQYNLGVSYMEQGRYPEAIAAFEEAIANSGRMFEAYVNLGYIYFQLGDLAKVVEANQQAIAIEPRYARGYANLGFAYAQMGKTDEAIAASEKALTLNPRIVQAWNNLVNAYLQKGEVEKAIATGQKLLEIAPDFALGHNNLAYAYYLKGDYDRAIEHVDRAGELGFAVHPEFLSKLQPYRRK from the coding sequence ATGCAGGGTCCCCGGGATTTTGAGGATTTTATCGGGGAGCAAAAGGCGCGGCTGGCGGAGAACCCTGGTTGCGCCAGCGCCCAGTATAACCTGGGAGTTTCCTACATGGAGCAGGGGAGATATCCGGAGGCTATTGCCGCCTTTGAGGAGGCCATTGCCAATAGCGGCCGGATGTTTGAAGCTTATGTGAACCTGGGTTATATTTACTTTCAGTTGGGAGATCTGGCGAAGGTAGTTGAGGCCAATCAACAGGCCATTGCCATTGAACCCCGTTATGCCCGGGGTTACGCCAACCTGGGTTTCGCCTACGCCCAGATGGGGAAGACAGATGAAGCCATCGCCGCCTCGGAGAAGGCCCTCACCTTGAACCCGCGGATCGTGCAGGCCTGGAACAACCTGGTCAACGCCTACCTCCAGAAGGGCGAAGTGGAAAAAGCCATTGCTACCGGCCAGAAGCTCCTGGAAATCGCCCCCGATTTCGCCCTGGGTCATAATAACCTGGCCTACGCCTATTATCTTAAAGGCGACTACGACCGGGCCATCGAACACGTGGACCGGGCCGGGGAACTCGGTTTTGCCGTCCACCCCGAGTTCCTGAGCAAGCTTCAACCCTACCGCCGGAAATAA
- the dsrB gene encoding dissimilatory-type sulfite reductase subunit beta, whose product MALSQGRLGKYNPEKPTENRITDIGPRHFWSNFPPVIQQNYGKWAYHDILEPGILVHVSETGDKVFTVRCGGSRLMSAENIREICDIADKYCDGYVRFTTRNNIEFMVTSYEKVQELKKDLLSRKYISGSYKFPIGGTGAGVTNIVHTQGYIHCHTPATDASSMVKAVMDELMDYFTGMTLPAHVRISMACCLNMCGAVHCSDIALLGIHRKPPIVDDNIDSICEIPLAIAACPVGAISPAKTEDGRKSVKIKEERCMFCGNCYTMCPALPLADKEGDGVTILAGGKISNRISEPKFSKVVVPWLPNNFPRFPEVVDAVKKIIEAYASDARKYERIGDWAERIGWEKFFEKCDLPFTEHLIDDYRLAYDTYRTSTQFKFTGKAWEVSRAAGGIDD is encoded by the coding sequence ATGGCACTATCACAAGGACGATTGGGCAAGTACAACCCTGAGAAACCAACGGAAAACAGGATTACCGACATCGGACCCCGGCACTTCTGGAGCAACTTTCCTCCAGTTATCCAGCAGAACTACGGCAAGTGGGCCTATCACGACATCCTAGAACCGGGGATCCTGGTTCACGTCTCCGAGACCGGGGATAAGGTCTTTACCGTCCGCTGTGGCGGTTCCCGGTTGATGTCGGCCGAGAATATCCGGGAGATCTGCGATATCGCCGACAAGTATTGCGACGGCTATGTCCGCTTTACCACCCGGAATAATATCGAGTTCATGGTAACAAGTTATGAGAAGGTCCAGGAGCTGAAAAAGGACCTCCTAAGCCGGAAGTATATCTCCGGGAGTTACAAATTCCCCATCGGCGGCACAGGGGCCGGGGTGACCAACATCGTCCACACCCAGGGGTATATCCACTGCCATACCCCGGCCACCGATGCTTCCTCCATGGTCAAGGCGGTTATGGATGAGCTGATGGACTACTTCACCGGCATGACCCTGCCGGCCCATGTGCGTATTTCCATGGCCTGCTGCCTGAACATGTGCGGTGCCGTCCACTGCTCGGATATAGCCCTCCTGGGCATTCACCGCAAACCGCCTATTGTTGATGATAATATCGATTCTATCTGCGAAATCCCCCTGGCCATTGCTGCCTGCCCGGTGGGTGCCATCTCGCCGGCCAAGACGGAGGACGGCCGCAAATCAGTTAAAATTAAAGAAGAGCGGTGCATGTTCTGCGGCAACTGCTACACTATGTGCCCGGCCCTGCCCCTGGCTGATAAAGAGGGTGATGGCGTAACTATCCTGGCCGGCGGCAAGATCTCCAACCGCATCAGCGAACCCAAGTTCTCCAAGGTCGTCGTACCCTGGTTGCCCAACAACTTCCCGCGGTTCCCCGAAGTGGTGGATGCTGTTAAGAAGATAATTGAGGCCTACGCCAGCGACGCCCGCAAGTACGAGCGTATTGGTGACTGGGCTGAGCGGATCGGCTGGGAGAAGTTCTTCGAGAAATGCGATCTGCCCTTTACCGAACACCTTATCGATGACTACCGCCTGGCCTACGACACCTACCGGACCAGCACTCAGTTCAAGTTTACCGGTAAGGCCTGGGAAGTCTCCCGGGCGGCGGGGGGTATTGACGACTAG
- a CDS encoding DVU0298 family protein: MEPLAVQEPVREPTCPFCGLPVERPRELATHRPGEMPVGACTCGAVYACDVTGYNQGAAFIEALVFGCNQDWDLAWELLPEEDYLVKTVENYDYETHLIIPGRSQDGRRISGILYFVRLQPDIREVTAPGVRGKLNQAATLSRREGEDRGHPPGARQYNKGEIAGLVREYRVPPLLAIARQDRRVINDLQRLLYATEELLRLRAADILGQVAAIIAARDPEIIANLLQRLLASVSDPGAAGWGAVDAMGEIIAGTPAVYAGYIPQLYAFLEDPALRSRVLRALGRITRVKPELLQGAALHFLSYLKDRDPEVRGYAAVLLGHLGTGAAREDLKRLAGDNFIIGVYHEGVIEEHTVGELATAALAGLRPPLPPGPAAGV, from the coding sequence ATGGAGCCGCTGGCAGTACAAGAGCCTGTCCGGGAGCCCACCTGTCCCTTCTGCGGCCTGCCTGTTGAACGCCCGCGGGAGCTGGCAACCCATCGTCCCGGCGAGATGCCCGTAGGGGCCTGCACCTGCGGCGCCGTGTACGCCTGCGATGTAACCGGGTACAACCAGGGAGCCGCTTTTATCGAAGCCCTGGTCTTTGGCTGTAACCAGGACTGGGATCTGGCCTGGGAACTGTTGCCGGAAGAGGATTACCTGGTAAAAACAGTAGAAAATTATGATTACGAGACCCATCTCATTATCCCGGGCCGTTCCCAGGACGGTCGCCGGATTAGTGGAATCCTTTATTTTGTTCGCCTGCAACCGGATATCCGGGAGGTAACAGCGCCCGGGGTGCGGGGGAAATTAAATCAAGCCGCCACCCTTTCCCGCCGGGAAGGGGAAGACCGGGGGCATCCCCCTGGTGCCAGGCAGTATAACAAAGGGGAGATTGCCGGGTTGGTAAGGGAGTACCGCGTCCCTCCCCTGTTGGCCATTGCCCGGCAGGACAGGCGGGTTATAAACGACCTCCAGCGGCTTCTCTATGCAACTGAAGAACTCCTGCGTCTCCGGGCCGCCGATATTTTGGGCCAGGTCGCGGCCATCATAGCAGCCAGGGACCCGGAGATTATTGCCAACCTCCTCCAGCGTCTTCTGGCCTCAGTCAGCGATCCCGGGGCCGCCGGCTGGGGAGCCGTTGACGCCATGGGGGAAATTATCGCCGGTACTCCGGCCGTCTATGCCGGCTATATCCCCCAGTTATATGCCTTCCTGGAGGATCCCGCCCTGCGTTCCCGGGTATTACGGGCCCTGGGCCGGATTACTCGGGTTAAACCGGAACTCCTGCAGGGAGCCGCCCTGCATTTCCTATCCTACCTTAAAGATCGGGACCCGGAGGTCAGGGGCTATGCCGCTGTTCTCCTGGGCCATCTGGGTACAGGAGCGGCCCGGGAGGATTTAAAACGCCTGGCTGGCGACAACTTTATAATTGGCGTTTATCATGAGGGTGTTATTGAAGAGCATACAGTCGGGGAACTGGCCACTGCGGCCCTGGCCGGGTTACGTCCCCCCCTGCCCCCCGGGCCTGCCGCCGGGGTCTGA
- a CDS encoding dissimilatory sulfite reductase D family protein produces the protein MEEIKAAILEFAAASKKSKFYFKDLERAVQEKFPEAKAREIKKAATELVNEEKLIYFSTGSTTMYGLKGRGITEDE, from the coding sequence ATGGAAGAGATCAAGGCAGCGATCCTGGAGTTTGCCGCTGCTAGCAAGAAGAGCAAGTTCTACTTTAAAGACCTGGAGCGCGCCGTCCAGGAGAAATTCCCGGAAGCTAAAGCCCGGGAGATTAAGAAGGCCGCTACCGAACTGGTCAACGAAGAGAAGCTAATCTACTTCTCCACCGGGAGTACCACCATGTACGGCTTAAAGGGCCGGGGTATTACCGAGGACGAGTAA
- a CDS encoding GntR family transcriptional regulator, with protein sequence METLLEPINFDNYQQVRQEAYQALREAILTGRLESGTRLVERKIARQLGVSRTPVREAIRKLELEGLVEHQPRRGVVVARMSSREAFEVYSIRAVLEGLAARLAAEHINLAQLRKLNEVVGAMERACESDDHERFQELHVEFNETIWTAAESPRLHQMIHNLRDYIVGFTKIGYSVPGRLRAATREHREILEALSKGDGDKAERLARQHIENSRHAYFVQLALRDQKNTII encoded by the coding sequence ATGGAAACCTTACTTGAACCTATCAACTTTGACAACTACCAGCAAGTGCGCCAGGAAGCCTACCAGGCTTTGCGGGAAGCCATCCTCACCGGGCGCCTGGAATCGGGCACGCGCCTGGTGGAGCGCAAAATAGCCCGACAACTGGGGGTCAGCCGGACACCGGTGCGGGAGGCCATCCGCAAGCTGGAGTTGGAGGGCCTGGTCGAGCACCAGCCCCGCCGGGGAGTAGTGGTGGCCCGCATGTCCAGCCGGGAGGCCTTTGAGGTCTACAGCATCCGCGCCGTCCTGGAGGGACTGGCAGCCAGGCTGGCGGCGGAACATATCAACCTGGCCCAGTTACGGAAATTAAACGAGGTTGTCGGCGCCATGGAAAGGGCCTGCGAAAGCGACGACCATGAGCGGTTCCAGGAATTGCACGTGGAATTCAATGAAACTATCTGGACTGCCGCCGAGAGCCCACGCTTGCACCAGATGATTCATAACCTGCGTGACTATATTGTTGGTTTTACGAAAATAGGTTACAGTGTACCAGGCCGGTTACGGGCCGCCACCAGGGAGCACCGGGAAATCCTTGAGGCCCTCAGTAAAGGCGACGGGGATAAGGCTGAACGTCTGGCCCGGCAGCATATTGAAAACTCCCGCCATGCCTATTTTGTCCAGCTGGCTTTAAGGGATCAAAAAAATACCATTATTTAA
- the dsrA gene encoding dissimilatory-type sulfite reductase subunit alpha — protein MEFKPKRPQKDLKYDELRIYSDAELHNYTDEELKNLKLKHDIPKLDELEKGPWPSFVADAKQEALHRKKLPDDRVMIPKDVVDDMLGQLELSFDDGETHWKHGGIVGVFGYGGGVIGRYSDVPEKFPSVAQFHTLRVNQPASKFYKTDFLRALADLWEYRGSGMFNMHGSTGDIILLGTSTEQLEPIFYDLTHELDQDLGGSGSNLRTPSCCIGKARCEFACIDTQDLCYEMTTHYQDELHRPAFPYKFKIKIDGCPNGCVASIARSDMSLIGTWRDDIRIDQEAVRAYMAGDIQPNAGAHSGREWGKFDIQKEVIDLCPTGCMAMEDGRLKINNSECNRCMHCINVMPRALRPGVDTGVSVLFGAKAPILEGAQMAVLTVPFMKVEPPYDNLKELIEKIWDWWMEEGKNRERLGELIQRKGLPKFLEVIGVPAAPQMVRHPRTNPYIFWKEEDVPGGWKRDIKDYRQRHKR, from the coding sequence ATGGAGTTTAAGCCCAAGCGGCCCCAGAAGGATTTAAAGTATGACGAGTTACGTATCTACTCTGATGCCGAACTCCATAATTACACCGATGAAGAATTAAAGAACCTGAAACTAAAACATGATATTCCCAAGTTGGACGAGTTAGAGAAGGGGCCCTGGCCCAGCTTTGTCGCCGATGCCAAACAGGAGGCCCTGCACCGCAAAAAATTGCCTGACGACCGGGTGATGATTCCTAAGGACGTAGTAGACGATATGCTCGGCCAGCTGGAGTTATCCTTTGATGACGGGGAAACCCACTGGAAACACGGCGGTATTGTCGGTGTCTTCGGTTACGGGGGGGGCGTCATCGGCCGCTATTCCGACGTGCCGGAAAAATTCCCTTCCGTGGCCCAGTTCCACACCCTGCGGGTCAACCAGCCGGCCAGCAAGTTTTATAAAACCGATTTTTTACGGGCTCTGGCTGACTTGTGGGAATACCGGGGCAGCGGCATGTTCAATATGCATGGTTCCACCGGCGACATTATCCTCCTGGGGACCTCCACGGAACAATTAGAGCCGATTTTCTATGACCTGACCCACGAACTCGATCAGGACCTGGGCGGTTCAGGCTCCAACCTGCGGACGCCTTCCTGCTGCATCGGTAAGGCCCGGTGCGAGTTTGCCTGTATTGATACCCAGGATCTCTGCTATGAAATGACCACCCATTATCAGGACGAGCTACACCGCCCGGCCTTCCCCTACAAGTTCAAGATCAAGATCGACGGCTGCCCCAACGGGTGCGTGGCCTCCATCGCCCGTTCCGATATGTCCCTGATTGGTACCTGGCGGGACGACATCCGCATCGACCAGGAAGCCGTACGGGCCTATATGGCCGGGGATATTCAACCCAATGCCGGTGCCCATAGCGGCCGCGAATGGGGTAAATTTGATATCCAAAAAGAGGTCATCGATCTCTGCCCAACGGGCTGTATGGCCATGGAAGACGGCCGATTGAAGATCAATAACAGCGAATGCAACCGCTGCATGCACTGTATAAATGTCATGCCCCGGGCCCTGCGGCCAGGTGTCGATACCGGCGTCAGTGTTCTTTTCGGGGCCAAGGCGCCGATCCTGGAGGGTGCCCAGATGGCAGTATTGACGGTGCCCTTCATGAAGGTCGAACCTCCTTATGACAACTTGAAGGAACTCATTGAGAAGATCTGGGATTGGTGGATGGAGGAAGGCAAGAACCGCGAGCGCCTGGGCGAACTCATCCAGCGCAAGGGTCTACCGAAATTCCTGGAAGTCATCGGTGTACCTGCCGCCCCGCAGATGGTGCGCCACCCGCGTACCAACCCCTACATCTTCTGGAAGGAAGAAGACGTACCCGGCGGCTGGAAACGCGATATCAAAGACTACCGGCAGCGGCATAAGAGATAG